The following coding sequences are from one Triticum aestivum cultivar Chinese Spring chromosome 5A, IWGSC CS RefSeq v2.1, whole genome shotgun sequence window:
- the LOC123107844 gene encoding uncharacterized protein: MAGIIHKEFAELAQTGMNYLSWASDCEIFLQGRTLLRAIGKGTQLAPTDPKFETENAQALHFLRHHLSPTLKDEYMAERSASGLWTALKQRFERLKYTVKPRAEAEWIRLRFPDFKTVGEYNSALHRICTTLHMCGTQITDTEKIEKTLSTFHPDAALSARNYRQSNYTRYSELIDVLQVAEAQDEVLKKNFAAQPLGGSSRQEVNALKVRKPQRKKRGRKGKKKGPQLSAPAKQQKPGKGGQRPQDCFRCGSVEHFSRQCRAPQEVVDAYKARKARETRLALVQEGAPLAPMAATVMISTPPAAPIAATPVVPIAVALAVSSDTNVAMEVDHMVASAVPQLDVDAASKMISKENQLTSMEIAAEVNGFFTEST, from the coding sequence ATGGCCGGAATTATCCACAAGGAGTTTGCTGAGTTGGCCCAGACGGGGATGAACTACCTGTCATGGGCTTCGGACTGTGAGATTTTTCTCCAGGGCAGAACCCTCCTGAGGGCGATCGGTAAGGGGACCCAGCTGGCCCCCACCGATCCCAAGTTTGAAACTGAGAATGCGCAGGCTCTGCATTTTCTTCGTCATCACCTGTCACCTACTCTGAAAGACGAGTATATGGCTGAacggagtgcttctggcctttggaCCGCTCTTAAGCAGCGGTTTGAGCGGCTGAAGTACACTGTTAAGCCACGTGCAGAGGCAGAGTGGATCCGTCTGAGGTTTCCGGACTTCAAGACGGTTGGGGAGTACAATTCGGCTCTACACCGGATTTGTACGACTCTTCATATGTGTGGTACTCAGATTACCGACACTGAGAAGATTGAGAAAACCCTATCCACTTTCCACCCTGACGCGGCCCTGTCCGCACGGAACTACCGCCAGAGCAACTACACGAGGTATTCAGAGTTGATTGACGTCCTCCAGGTGGCAGAGGCGCAGGACGAGGTTCTGAAAAAGAACTTTGCCGCGCAACCACTTGGGGGGAGTTCTCGCCAGGAGGTGAATGCTCTCAAAGTTCGCAAGCCTCAACGGAAGAAGAGGGGccgcaagggcaagaagaagggcccTCAGCTCTCCGCCCCGGCTAAGCAGCAAAAGCCGGGCAAGGGGGGGCAGAGACCTCAGGACTGTTTTCGGTGTGGCTCGGTGGAGCATTTCTCCCGCCAGTGTCGCGCACCACAGGAGgtcgttgatgcatataaggcccggaaggcgcgtgagacgcgcctcgccttggttcaggagggagCACCACTGGCGCCCATGGCGGCAACCGTGATGATCTCTACGCCCCCTGCTGCGCCCATCGCGGCGACCCCCGTGGTGCCCATCGCGGTGGCTTTGGCTGTCTCTAGTGACACCAACGTTGCCATGGAGGTTGACCACATGGTGGCCTCGGCGGTGCCGCAACTAGATGTTGATGCTGCCTCCAAGATGATTTCTAAGGAGAATCAGCTCACTAGTATGGAGATTGCGGCTGAGGTCAATGGCTTCTTCACCGAGTCTACTTAG